From Flavobacteriales bacterium, a single genomic window includes:
- a CDS encoding SDR family NAD(P)-dependent oxidoreductase, which translates to MPHFVGRPEAHIVNISSMGGFIPFPGQTFNSTSKAAVKILTEGLYSELKDTSVNVTVIHPGAINTNIMANSNVEMSGEQDAESAGGASPSGR; encoded by the coding sequence ATACCTCATTTTGTAGGGCGACCCGAAGCCCACATCGTCAATATTTCGAGCATGGGAGGGTTCATCCCGTTTCCGGGGCAGACCTTCAACAGTACCTCGAAAGCCGCAGTGAAGATCCTAACGGAAGGGCTCTATTCCGAGTTAAAAGACACCTCGGTGAACGTGACGGTGATTCATCCCGGAGCGATCAACACGAATATCATGGCGAATTCGAACGTGGAGATGAGCGGCGAGCAAGATGCCGAATCGGCGGGCGGCGCGAGCCCTTCCGGCCGATGA
- a CDS encoding T9SS type A sorting domain-containing protein: MNKWLLTWFVALVMPLTLVAQHNAERTREHIREIIQEKIRFPEGAPVISDLSVPTARSGSSIPNEMVVSAAGVPESEVHAAIFPGDSNIMVTSAMRQQGGLAMPIWYTTDFGSTWDLSSYSPSPQYSNAVVYGGGDPNFVYDGNGRLYYSWISLFQKSSISDSIYWALYWAYSDDHGVTWQQSPRKSIGFSKNNGGLPNINSLTVRDKQWMAADRNPSSPYYNSIYCSFLEGSAISGQSYIALRYKRASDSEFTNTSTIVSGLNWAFVQFGNVAVTSDGTVHVTFFGSQNGQSYHMYHCKSTDGGDNFTTPTEITQANVPSFTAWDPNPNLTGVTLQRFYPSCYLAADVSGGANDGSLYLTWTANGVDTTETYGLDIWISFSRDGGDTWSNPKRVNNDGDPQQHQFYSSIYVDEEGDVMLGWYDRRDDVANISTDYYIGVSTDGGATFTNVKANLSPTLFSTVGNSNNGFGIGEYTQVLGCKGSVIPFWTDGRNNNGNLDIYSASVNKSDSLTNPEFGPVTEAVVWKELYPNPTADHFTLDVELRYRSNLTVTIYAADGRLVGREAVHWAAGPYKKDFSIVDLTAGRYLVELQTDYGRFVKSLVVW; this comes from the coding sequence ATGAATAAATGGTTGCTTACCTGGTTCGTGGCACTGGTTATGCCGCTTACCCTTGTAGCACAGCACAACGCTGAGCGCACCCGAGAGCACATTCGCGAGATCATTCAAGAAAAGATTCGATTTCCCGAGGGAGCTCCCGTGATTTCCGACCTTTCTGTGCCTACGGCACGAAGCGGGAGTTCGATCCCCAATGAAATGGTCGTTTCGGCGGCAGGCGTCCCAGAATCAGAGGTACATGCGGCTATCTTTCCCGGTGATAGTAACATAATGGTCACCAGCGCAATGCGACAACAGGGCGGACTCGCCATGCCCATTTGGTACACCACGGACTTTGGAAGCACCTGGGACCTAAGCTCTTACAGCCCTTCGCCTCAATACAGCAATGCCGTGGTATATGGAGGAGGTGACCCGAATTTCGTATACGATGGTAACGGTCGACTGTACTACAGTTGGATCAGCCTCTTTCAGAAAAGCAGCATCAGCGATAGTATCTATTGGGCTTTATATTGGGCGTACAGCGATGATCATGGGGTCACCTGGCAACAGAGTCCGCGCAAGAGCATTGGCTTCAGCAAGAACAATGGCGGTCTCCCGAACATCAATAGTTTGACCGTGCGCGATAAACAGTGGATGGCCGCGGATCGAAACCCGAGCTCACCTTATTACAATTCAATTTATTGCAGCTTTTTAGAAGGATCCGCAATTAGCGGTCAATCGTACATCGCGCTGCGGTACAAGCGAGCTAGCGATAGTGAATTCACGAACACTTCAACCATTGTAAGTGGTCTTAACTGGGCCTTTGTCCAGTTCGGCAATGTTGCGGTCACCTCAGATGGCACGGTGCACGTGACTTTCTTCGGAAGTCAGAACGGTCAGTCGTACCACATGTACCACTGCAAAAGCACCGACGGAGGGGATAATTTCACTACACCTACGGAGATCACTCAAGCCAATGTGCCTTCCTTTACGGCTTGGGATCCGAATCCGAACTTGACCGGTGTAACGCTGCAGCGCTTTTATCCGAGTTGTTACCTGGCAGCCGATGTGTCGGGCGGAGCCAACGACGGTTCACTTTACTTGACCTGGACGGCCAACGGTGTCGATACCACCGAAACCTACGGCCTCGACATCTGGATCAGTTTCTCCCGCGATGGAGGCGATACTTGGTCGAACCCCAAACGAGTAAATAACGATGGAGACCCACAACAACACCAATTTTATTCGAGCATTTACGTCGACGAGGAAGGCGATGTGATGCTGGGTTGGTACGATCGGCGCGATGATGTGGCTAACATATCGACCGATTACTACATCGGCGTTTCGACCGATGGCGGAGCTACCTTTACCAATGTCAAGGCGAATTTGAGTCCGACATTGTTCAGCACGGTAGGCAACTCCAACAATGGTTTTGGAATAGGGGAGTACACGCAAGTGCTGGGCTGTAAAGGCAGCGTGATTCCTTTCTGGACCGACGGCCGAAATAACAACGGGAACTTGGATATTTACAGCGCTTCGGTGAATAAATCGGACAGTCTCACCAATCCGGAGTTCGGACCCGTGACCGAAGCCGTGGTGTGGAAGGAGTTGTATCCGAATCCGACCGCGGACCACTTTACCCTGGATGTTGAACTGAGGTATCGGTCTAATTTGACCGTGACGATCTACGCCGCTGATGGACGTCTGGTGGGGCGCGAAGCCGTGCATTGGGCCGCAGGCCCATATAAAAAAGACTTTTCTATTGTGGACCTCACAGCCGGACGCTACCTCGTGGAGCTACAGACGGATTACGGGCGCTTTGTGAAGTCGTTGGTGGTTTGGTAA
- a CDS encoding beta-lactamase family protein — translation MSRILLFAISFITLASCQSKNRKIQEVVQKAVAQSDFNGLLYIEQNGEVLFNGSIRFTESELTMPNEDTPIYLASLSKVFTEGAALQLHDNGLINLSSSISDQGVNEHQQFGSLITPHHLLEMRSGLPREFSYGEEFAQVIYDELDRAGPFLDTLPDFELSFTPRSDEEYSNLNYWILGSMIEEVTDANPDRAFYDLIFDRLSMRSSGLVKSDTDVLHGYIFEDGLGRKMILIIRAVMLQVVFIRV, via the coding sequence ATGTCGCGAATTTTGCTCTTTGCTATCAGTTTTATAACTCTGGCTTCCTGTCAATCCAAGAATAGAAAGATTCAAGAGGTTGTGCAGAAAGCAGTGGCACAATCCGATTTTAATGGATTACTGTATATAGAACAGAACGGTGAGGTCCTCTTCAATGGATCAATTCGCTTCACGGAATCAGAGCTTACCATGCCCAATGAAGATACTCCTATTTATCTGGCTTCATTGAGCAAGGTCTTCACAGAGGGCGCAGCATTACAGCTACACGATAACGGCCTGATCAATTTAAGCTCCTCAATTTCAGATCAGGGAGTGAATGAACATCAGCAATTCGGCTCACTGATTACTCCACATCATTTATTAGAAATGAGATCCGGATTACCTAGAGAGTTTTCCTATGGAGAAGAGTTCGCTCAAGTTATATATGATGAATTGGATAGGGCGGGTCCATTTCTTGATACCTTACCTGACTTTGAGCTGTCTTTTACCCCTAGGTCTGATGAAGAGTACAGCAATTTGAATTACTGGATCCTGGGCTCCATGATCGAAGAAGTAACTGATGCAAATCCGGATCGTGCATTTTATGACTTAATTTTTGATCGATTGTCGATGCGCTCTTCTGGACTGGTAAAATCGGACACCGATGTGCTCCACGGTTATATTTTCGAAGATGGGCTTGGGCGAAAGATGATTCTGATTATTCGAGCCGTTATGCTTCAGGTGGTTTTTATTCGAGTATGA
- a CDS encoding SDR family NAD(P)-dependent oxidoreductase gives MKVNGKIIIVTGGGSGMGRELTILLVSKGAKVIIADIREKAMLETADLAGADSVHPYVPDISDRTAVESFHEHVMAEHKMVDGLINNAGIIQPFIHVDELDYHTIERIMNINFYGTLFMAKPLYLIL, from the coding sequence ATGAAGGTCAACGGAAAAATCATTATTGTCACAGGAGGCGGCAGTGGAATGGGTCGAGAACTCACCATATTACTCGTAAGCAAAGGTGCCAAAGTCATTATCGCGGACATCCGCGAAAAGGCCATGTTGGAAACGGCTGATTTAGCAGGGGCCGATAGCGTTCACCCATATGTGCCGGATATCAGCGACCGAACTGCCGTGGAGTCTTTTCACGAACACGTTATGGCCGAGCATAAGATGGTCGACGGCCTTATAAATAACGCCGGCATCATTCAGCCCTTCATTCATGTCGACGAGCTCGATTACCACACCATTGAGCGAATCATGAACATCAATTTTTACGGAACGCTTTTCATGGCAAAGCCTTTATACCTCATTTTGTAG
- a CDS encoding DUF1801 domain-containing protein has product MPNFNTIDDYIDAQPALAREKLEELRALIKEVVPDAEEILNYKVPAFNLVPGGKRDQQIMMAAYAKFIGFYPFPTTMEAFESELSDYKKGKGSVQFPLNKALPKDLIKRMVRYRADELR; this is encoded by the coding sequence ATGCCGAACTTCAATACCATCGATGATTACATCGATGCGCAGCCTGCATTGGCCCGGGAGAAACTTGAAGAGCTTCGGGCACTCATCAAAGAAGTCGTTCCCGATGCTGAAGAGATCCTCAATTACAAAGTTCCGGCTTTCAATCTGGTTCCCGGTGGTAAGCGAGATCAGCAGATCATGATGGCAGCTTATGCCAAATTCATTGGTTTTTATCCTTTTCCGACCACGATGGAAGCCTTTGAATCGGAGTTATCTGATTACAAGAAAGGCAAAGGGTCGGTTCAGTTTCCTTTGAATAAAGCATTGCCGAAAGACCTGATCAAGCGAATGGTGAGGTACCGAGCCGATGAATTAAGATAG
- a CDS encoding B12-binding domain-containing radical SAM protein, with protein sequence MKILLIYPKLPDTLYAFKNLLNASGYKAPYPPLGLLTVSAMLPKHYERKLIDLNVKIPTAKDFEWCDYIFLSAMSTQEISVRWVLEQAKKHNKKIVAGGPLFTHDHQRFEEIDHFILNEAEITLPRFIEDLEDPGKTPLRKYATPEFADITKSPIPDFDLVDLSDYGYPIVQYSRGCPYMCDFCDVTALFGRRPRTKTSDRVIEELEHIRKHRFVQTVLFADDNLIGNKKTLKKDLLPRLIEWRKEKDPGFFFMTQLTITLADDEELMDLMIDAGFRYIFIGIESPDEETLLHTQKTQNTRRDQIESLEILRRKGFIPFAGFIVGFDTDTDTVFERQLKFINDAAITMPIVNILKAPPGTDLFLKMKNEGRINKDFAFLESETNLETVMPIEQLNAGFEWLIEHLYLPEYTVERIKNFISDYGPVKTSVKIRQRASPTLILRLLRIFYKLGIQWEHRKYFWGLLNWARKNKPNRIDLAFALSLTMYQWAHSYYTIKNQLSHADVERVLMKKSA encoded by the coding sequence ATGAAGATTCTACTGATCTACCCAAAACTACCCGATACGCTGTACGCTTTCAAGAATTTGCTCAATGCAAGTGGTTACAAGGCGCCTTATCCTCCCTTGGGCTTGCTGACCGTTTCGGCGATGCTCCCGAAACACTATGAGCGCAAGCTTATTGACCTCAATGTGAAGATACCCACAGCGAAGGATTTCGAATGGTGTGATTATATTTTTTTAAGTGCCATGAGCACTCAAGAAATATCGGTGCGCTGGGTACTGGAGCAGGCAAAAAAACACAACAAAAAGATCGTTGCCGGGGGGCCCTTGTTCACGCATGACCATCAGCGATTTGAGGAGATCGATCATTTTATTCTAAACGAAGCCGAAATTACCCTCCCACGTTTTATCGAGGATTTGGAGGATCCGGGGAAAACTCCCCTTCGTAAATACGCGACCCCTGAGTTCGCTGATATTACCAAGAGCCCAATTCCGGATTTCGACCTGGTGGACCTTTCGGATTACGGTTACCCCATTGTTCAATACTCAAGAGGATGCCCCTACATGTGTGATTTTTGCGACGTAACGGCCCTTTTTGGCAGGCGACCGCGCACGAAGACATCGGACCGGGTGATCGAAGAGCTCGAGCATATTCGCAAGCACCGGTTCGTACAAACCGTGCTCTTTGCCGACGATAACCTTATTGGGAATAAGAAGACCCTAAAAAAAGATCTTCTACCGCGTTTAATTGAGTGGAGAAAGGAGAAGGATCCCGGATTCTTTTTCATGACTCAACTCACCATCACCTTAGCGGATGACGAAGAGCTGATGGATTTAATGATCGATGCCGGGTTTAGATATATTTTCATTGGAATTGAGAGTCCGGACGAGGAAACCCTTTTGCATACTCAAAAAACCCAGAACACGCGACGAGATCAAATCGAGAGTCTTGAGATCCTCCGTAGAAAGGGATTTATTCCCTTTGCCGGATTCATCGTCGGATTTGACACCGATACGGATACGGTTTTCGAACGCCAGCTCAAATTCATTAACGATGCGGCCATTACCATGCCCATTGTCAACATACTGAAGGCACCTCCGGGAACCGACCTATTCTTGAAAATGAAGAACGAAGGTCGGATCAACAAGGATTTTGCTTTTCTGGAAAGCGAAACGAACCTCGAGACCGTAATGCCCATAGAGCAATTGAACGCCGGTTTTGAGTGGTTGATCGAGCATTTATACCTTCCGGAGTATACGGTGGAACGCATCAAGAACTTCATTTCGGATTACGGACCGGTGAAGACCTCCGTCAAGATTCGCCAGCGTGCTAGCCCTACTCTGATTCTTCGACTCTTGCGCATATTCTACAAGTTGGGAATCCAATGGGAGCATCGCAAGTATTTTTGGGGACTCCTCAATTGGGCAAGGAAGAACAAACCCAACCGCATTGATCTGGCCTTTGCATTATCTCTGACCATGTATCAATGGGCACATTCGTATTATACGATCAAGAATCAGTTGAGTCATGCCGATGTAGAGCGGGTTTTAATGAAGAAATCGGCCTGA
- a CDS encoding TonB-dependent receptor plug domain-containing protein: MRLIGILILTLITSFAHAQDVTVSGVVRDLKGRPISEVAVTSGSLGVSTGAEGQFTLRLRRDSAFYVYFQHVSYRPDSVLVNPAGGRKQNVGVQLRIMANLIPEVDVEDETERYDEIVRIDPKDVTALPGPAQTVEGLIKTLPGVTSNNEFSSQYNVRGGNFDENLVYVNDIEIYRPFLVRAGQQEGLSFVNPDMVSNIEFSAGGFEARYGDKMSSVLDITYKRPTEFGVSAMASLLGGFIAIGGRTDDRKLSYITSARYRTNQILVGSLDTDADYRPRYTDAQAYLTYEIKPRWNIGLLTTYSRNLYQTVPETRETDFGTITEALRLTVFFDGQEITQYETFLGALSLEHDLTDQTRLRFIASGFLTDEQEYFDVLGQYRLSELDNDLGSENFGEEKFERGVGGYLDHARNLLQARVFTFTHKGEHRSTDGDATIFWGAKAQHEYIDDVLKEWNLIDSAGYSIPQFPGDSVQLFESIDAANILESWRYQTYGQYSRIWENDKGQTFSFAGGARLHYWTVNKQLLFSPRASISWEPKGDKDMVWRFATGIYYQSPFYREIRDYFGQVNEGVRAQRSIHFVLGNDYEFEAWGRPFKFTTELYYKYMDDLIPYYIDNVRIRYLAENSAVGYAMGADFRLNGEFVPGIESWASLSVMTIQENIEGDFYVNESGDLVEAGYIPRPTDQGVTFNIFFHDYLPNDPTIKVNLNLVYGSGMPFGAPQSERYTHTARIPDYRRVDIGFSKILVSADKQYETGMLSPFKSLWIGLEVFNLLGIRNTVSYLWVQDVQGRPYAVPNYLTNRLLNLKIVAEL, from the coding sequence ATGCGCCTGATCGGAATTCTGATCCTTACCCTTATTACTTCGTTTGCCCACGCGCAAGACGTGACCGTGAGCGGCGTGGTGCGCGACCTGAAGGGCCGTCCCATATCGGAAGTGGCGGTCACCAGCGGTTCATTGGGAGTGAGCACCGGTGCCGAGGGTCAATTTACTTTGCGCCTACGGCGCGATAGTGCCTTTTACGTCTATTTTCAACACGTTAGTTACCGCCCTGACTCCGTACTCGTCAATCCGGCCGGAGGCCGAAAACAAAACGTCGGTGTGCAGTTGCGCATTATGGCGAACCTGATCCCGGAAGTCGATGTTGAGGATGAAACCGAGCGATACGATGAGATCGTGCGCATTGACCCGAAAGACGTAACGGCACTGCCCGGTCCGGCCCAAACGGTCGAAGGCTTGATCAAGACCCTTCCCGGAGTGACCTCGAACAACGAGTTCAGCTCGCAGTACAACGTGCGGGGAGGGAATTTCGATGAAAACCTCGTGTACGTCAACGATATTGAGATCTATCGTCCGTTCCTCGTTCGCGCAGGTCAGCAAGAGGGTTTGAGTTTCGTAAACCCCGATATGGTGAGCAACATCGAGTTCTCCGCGGGAGGATTCGAGGCGCGGTACGGCGATAAAATGTCATCGGTACTCGACATCACCTATAAGCGTCCGACCGAGTTCGGAGTTTCGGCCATGGCCAGCCTGCTTGGGGGATTCATTGCCATCGGTGGCCGAACCGACGACCGAAAGCTCAGCTATATCACCAGTGCGCGATACCGAACCAACCAAATACTCGTCGGCTCCCTCGACACGGACGCCGATTACCGTCCGCGCTATACCGATGCACAGGCCTACCTGACCTACGAGATCAAACCGCGTTGGAACATCGGATTACTCACGACCTACTCGCGCAACTTATACCAGACCGTGCCGGAGACACGCGAGACCGATTTCGGTACCATTACCGAGGCCCTCAGATTGACTGTGTTCTTCGACGGACAAGAGATCACGCAATACGAAACCTTCCTAGGTGCATTGTCGCTTGAGCACGACCTCACCGATCAAACGCGTCTCCGATTCATCGCCAGTGGATTCTTGACCGATGAACAAGAATACTTCGATGTATTGGGTCAGTATCGATTGAGTGAGCTCGACAACGACCTTGGATCCGAGAACTTTGGCGAAGAGAAATTCGAGCGCGGCGTAGGAGGTTATTTGGATCATGCGCGAAACCTGCTACAAGCGAGGGTTTTTACCTTTACGCACAAAGGTGAACACCGCAGCACCGATGGCGATGCCACCATCTTTTGGGGAGCAAAAGCACAGCACGAGTACATCGACGATGTGCTGAAAGAATGGAACCTCATCGATTCGGCCGGCTACTCCATTCCGCAATTTCCGGGCGACAGTGTTCAGCTGTTCGAATCGATCGACGCGGCCAATATCCTTGAAAGTTGGCGATATCAGACTTATGGCCAATACTCGAGAATTTGGGAGAACGACAAAGGCCAGACCTTCAGCTTTGCAGGTGGAGCACGCCTCCATTACTGGACCGTAAACAAGCAACTGTTGTTTAGCCCGCGTGCTTCAATATCGTGGGAACCCAAGGGCGACAAGGATATGGTTTGGCGATTTGCCACGGGTATCTATTACCAGTCTCCCTTCTATCGTGAGATCCGCGATTATTTCGGACAGGTGAACGAAGGTGTTCGCGCTCAGCGCTCGATTCACTTTGTGTTGGGAAACGACTATGAATTTGAAGCTTGGGGGCGCCCGTTTAAGTTCACTACGGAACTCTACTACAAGTATATGGATGACCTCATCCCCTACTACATCGACAATGTTCGCATTCGCTACCTAGCCGAAAACAGTGCAGTGGGATATGCCATGGGGGCCGATTTCCGGCTAAATGGAGAGTTCGTTCCAGGGATCGAGAGCTGGGCGAGTTTAAGCGTGATGACCATTCAAGAAAACATCGAAGGTGATTTTTACGTCAATGAATCGGGTGATCTGGTCGAAGCCGGATACATTCCTCGTCCGACCGATCAGGGTGTAACCTTCAACATTTTCTTCCATGATTACCTGCCCAACGACCCCACCATCAAGGTTAACCTGAACCTTGTCTACGGAAGCGGAATGCCTTTTGGAGCACCTCAAAGTGAGCGCTACACGCATACGGCGAGGATTCCTGATTACCGACGCGTCGACATTGGCTTCAGCAAGATTTTGGTAAGCGCCGACAAGCAATACGAAACGGGGATGTTGTCTCCCTTTAAATCGCTTTGGATCGGGCTGGAGGTCTTTAACCTGCTGGGTATACGCAACACGGTGAGCTACCTTTGGGTGCAGGATGTTCAAGGTCGCCCCTACGCAGTGCCCAACTATCTGACCAATCGGCTTCTGAACCTTAAGATCGTTGCGGAACTATGA
- a CDS encoding GNAT family N-acetyltransferase yields the protein MANQYYSQANLLELFELIGSIDGNEYAEFEEFKAICCPESIWPNQLVEFDPRADQLETAVDELERTVTENDLLNLLMLDAFAKLEVVSKLSGRGYKRGQWTAMSTDLRSYALHESESDLQIDVVENEEQLTQWIRVAERALMGGHPLKENIFTELLNDDRAELYLGSIKGEPMATAFIFESSDSVGIYFVSVDESHRGRGYRAGLTLRFLNEAK from the coding sequence ATGGCGAACCAGTATTACAGCCAAGCGAATCTGCTAGAGCTTTTTGAGCTCATCGGCTCCATTGATGGGAACGAATACGCCGAATTCGAGGAATTCAAGGCCATTTGCTGTCCAGAGTCCATTTGGCCCAATCAACTCGTGGAATTTGATCCGCGGGCGGATCAACTCGAAACCGCCGTCGACGAACTGGAAAGGACCGTCACCGAGAACGATCTTCTCAACCTACTGATGCTCGATGCTTTCGCAAAGCTGGAAGTCGTTTCGAAGCTTTCGGGTCGTGGGTACAAACGCGGTCAGTGGACGGCAATGTCAACGGATCTCAGGAGCTATGCGCTGCACGAGAGCGAAAGCGATCTGCAAATTGATGTGGTAGAGAATGAAGAGCAATTGACCCAATGGATCCGGGTTGCTGAACGAGCCTTAATGGGCGGACATCCACTGAAAGAGAACATTTTCACCGAGCTCCTGAACGACGATCGCGCCGAGTTGTATTTGGGGTCTATAAAAGGCGAGCCGATGGCTACAGCCTTCATTTTTGAATCTTCAGACTCGGTCGGAATCTACTTCGTGTCCGTCGATGAATCACATAGAGGACGGGGGTACAGGGCTGGCTTGACGCTGAGATTTTTGAATGAAGCCAAGTGA
- a CDS encoding phosphoribosylpyrophosphate synthetase produces MTQKHFNTLSEATNALAKEGYSADFIAGDTHIVDSKTKVEYTPKDLEIVGHHRFEGMSNPQDDTVIFALQASDGNRGTLIMSHSAEHSQNVELIKRIPQSNTKG; encoded by the coding sequence ATGACACAGAAGCATTTCAACACACTTTCTGAAGCCACCAATGCCCTTGCGAAGGAAGGATATTCCGCTGATTTCATAGCGGGCGATACGCATATAGTGGACAGCAAAACCAAGGTTGAATACACTCCCAAGGATCTTGAAATAGTGGGCCATCATCGGTTCGAAGGCATGTCGAACCCTCAGGACGACACGGTGATCTTTGCTCTACAGGCCTCGGACGGAAACAGGGGTACCTTGATCATGTCGCACAGCGCCGAACACAGCCAAAATGTAGAGCTCATAAAACGGATCCCGCAGTCCAATACCAAAGGCTGA
- a CDS encoding SET domain-containing protein: MIHPDTELKFISSEVGYGVVATKHIAAGTITWVLDRLHREFSPLEFQEMEPIYQNILDTYTFRNNKGNLILCRDNGLYVNHSFNSNCLTTAYDFEIAIRDIEVGEQLTDDYGYLNIAAPFRGIDEGTRRKTVYPDDLVKYYRVWDNKVKKVFHRIPKLEQPLDSLLSAEVKARIERVIGGDEPLESILSNYYDGQGS; encoded by the coding sequence GTGATCCACCCGGATACCGAACTTAAATTCATCAGCAGCGAGGTTGGTTATGGCGTCGTGGCCACCAAGCATATCGCCGCTGGCACCATCACTTGGGTACTCGATCGCCTCCATCGCGAATTTAGTCCGCTCGAGTTTCAGGAAATGGAACCCATTTACCAGAACATCCTCGACACCTATACCTTCAGAAACAACAAAGGCAATTTGATCCTTTGCCGGGACAACGGCCTTTACGTGAACCACAGCTTTAACTCGAACTGCTTGACAACGGCATACGACTTCGAGATCGCCATACGCGATATCGAAGTTGGGGAGCAATTGACCGACGATTACGGCTACCTCAACATCGCCGCTCCATTTCGCGGGATCGATGAGGGTACGCGCCGGAAAACGGTTTATCCCGACGACCTCGTCAAGTACTACAGGGTTTGGGACAACAAGGTCAAGAAGGTGTTTCACCGAATTCCTAAACTGGAACAACCTTTAGACTCATTATTATCTGCGGAAGTCAAGGCGCGTATTGAACGGGTAATCGGCGGGGATGAACCCTTGGAGTCCATTCTGAGCAATTACTACGACGGGCAAGGCAGTTAA
- a CDS encoding carboxypeptidase-like regulatory domain-containing protein yields the protein MKHLTGWACVWIAAILLAASPAQAQDDDLIQLSGVVATNDTVRPIPYATIYITNRKMGTVTDYDGFFSMVVHKGDTLEFSSMGFKTGQFWVPDSLPKSHYSLVMTLIKDTILLPEQTLYPWPSKEQFKEFFLAMEPPTDDLTLAQRNMALETIRRQAEQVGYDPQAMAAYMNNYNHQQLYNAGRYYGENGGQAILGALTNPFAWAEFFRALKRGDFSSDRYK from the coding sequence ATGAAGCACTTGACCGGATGGGCGTGTGTTTGGATCGCGGCTATTTTACTGGCTGCATCCCCTGCACAGGCTCAGGACGACGACTTAATTCAGCTTTCGGGCGTGGTGGCGACCAACGATACGGTGCGTCCCATTCCCTATGCCACGATCTATATTACGAACCGCAAAATGGGAACCGTTACCGACTACGACGGATTCTTCAGCATGGTGGTTCACAAAGGCGATACGCTGGAGTTCAGCAGTATGGGTTTTAAAACGGGACAATTCTGGGTGCCCGATTCTCTTCCAAAATCGCATTACAGCTTGGTGATGACTCTGATAAAGGATACCATTCTACTTCCCGAACAAACACTGTACCCTTGGCCGTCGAAAGAGCAATTCAAGGAATTCTTCTTGGCGATGGAACCTCCAACGGACGACCTTACGTTAGCTCAGCGCAATATGGCCCTGGAAACGATTCGCCGGCAGGCCGAGCAGGTTGGATACGACCCACAAGCCATGGCCGCGTACATGAACAACTACAACCACCAACAGCTGTATAATGCCGGACGCTATTACGGCGAAAACGGAGGACAAGCCATTCTGGGTGCCCTGACCAATCCGTTCGCTTGGGCCGAGTTCTTCCGGGCCCTCAAGCGGGGCGATTTTTCCAGTGACCGATATAAATAA
- a CDS encoding DUF1905 domain-containing protein, translating into MQGIQYRFEANLWKHEAPGGWHFVTLPDEFSVEIRENLKWQEQGWGRMKANAEIDGQRWDTAIWFDTKRKAYLLPVKSTMRDQLGLQVNTSVRVAIRI; encoded by the coding sequence ATGCAGGGAATTCAGTATCGTTTTGAGGCCAATCTTTGGAAACACGAAGCTCCGGGAGGTTGGCATTTTGTGACCCTGCCCGATGAGTTTTCTGTAGAGATTCGGGAAAACCTGAAGTGGCAAGAGCAAGGTTGGGGGCGCATGAAAGCGAACGCCGAGATCGACGGTCAGCGGTGGGACACCGCGATCTGGTTCGATACCAAGCGGAAAGCTTATCTATTACCGGTAAAGTCGACCATGCGCGATCAACTTGGGCTTCAGGTGAATACGTCAGTGCGTGTTGCCATTCGGATATGA
- a CDS encoding nuclear transport factor 2 family protein, whose protein sequence is MKHEEIIFSDPAFGTLNGDRARGMWAMLLAQKNSELNIRFDQVSANGETGMAYWIAQYVFGPSKRKVTNRVTARFKFKDGFIVEHRDSFDLRCWSRQAMGLSGLLLG, encoded by the coding sequence ATGAAGCACGAAGAGATCATCTTTAGTGATCCGGCCTTTGGAACGCTCAATGGAGATAGGGCTCGGGGGATGTGGGCCATGCTGTTAGCTCAGAAGAACAGCGAGCTCAATATCCGGTTCGATCAGGTATCGGCAAATGGCGAGACCGGAATGGCTTACTGGATTGCGCAATACGTTTTTGGCCCGTCGAAAAGAAAGGTGACGAATCGGGTAACCGCGCGATTTAAATTCAAGGATGGGTTCATCGTTGAGCATAGAGATTCATTTGACCTCCGGTGCTGGTCAAGGCAAGCTATGGGCCTATCCGGATTGTTACTGGGCTGA